The DNA region ccggtccgggaagatcccacatgccgcggagcggctgggcccgtgagccatggccgctgagcctgtgcgtccggagcctgcgctccgcaacgggaggggctacaacagtgaaaggcccgcgtaccgcaaaaaaaaaaaaaaaaaaaaactaatacgtTAACTCATTGGAAGGTAATCAATGTAAGAAAGTAGAGGTCCATCTTAATCCCAACATTTAACCACTATTGAAGTTTTGATGTACGTATGCCCTTCCAGATTGTTTTCAAGCATGTATTGCATATATAcaggtacattttattttataaaaattttcccGTGCTATATAATACTATCTTACAACCTGTATTCTTCACTTAGTGTAGTGGGCTTTATtccaaagagaaatttaaaataattttgaatatatacttagttattttaccaaaaattatatatttctatactACCATTACTTAATTTTACTAATTCCCTTATAATGAATAATTTGTTTACGTTAAAACAATACCATAATGAGTATGTTTGTGCAAATGTTTTGGCATGTTTATTCTGTTAATAACTTGAAATAAATTGCCAGGAGTGGAATCACTGGGTGAAAaggttatgcccattttataacGATTTTGAATTATGATACATTTTTCTTAGTAACTCTTGATAAAGCACGTACCAGTATGTATTCCCACTGGTGGTGTGTAGTGTGACCCCTTCTCCTCACACTTTCCAATGAAAGGTATTGCAGTTTTTAAAGTTGCCAGTCTAATAACTGGAAAATATTTCACTGTGTTgatgtactttttcttttgtttatcatTAGTGAAGTTGAAGTTTGTCATtagctttttccatttcttttttttttaattcttaatccACCTTTCTATTtgcatatttatcttttcttggtGATTTATAACAACTCTATATTAATACATTAGTCATATAGGAAAAAATTTATAGGTATGATAAAGAGAGAaccttatttctaattttaatgtaaattactACCATGTTTCACTTTAAGCTTGATGATAGCCTAGATTTAGATCAATAGAAaataagatgtttttattttacttgggtttttttaaaaattaagaaatggatgctgtattttatcaaatgcttttgcaGTGGTGAATTACAGTAACAGATTTCCTAAGAATGAACCATCCTTGAATTTACAGTGTAAACTGTTcttaattgtatatttttttgtatGCTGCTAGAATTTTGCATCTCAGTGTTGAGGCCAGGGGTGGACCATCTTAACCAGCTTTGCTATTTAGATGGTATTAGTTTTATTAAATGCATtgagaaatattctttttcttttctctgaaaaattttttaaaacatttgaattttccttctcttccactcTCTCTCCTGTCTACTGTTGTTTCTGTCTAGGTGTGCCCCCCTCTTAGCGCCCCACTTGCCCTCCACACACAAATTACCTGTTTCTTCACAGTTTGAGAAAACTCCCAGTGAAACTGACCCAGGAATTGagtgctctttcttttcttaagatTGTCTTTAAAAGTTCATTTCTCTGGAAAGTTAGTCATATCATCAAGATTTCCAAACTTACTCCTATAGAGCATTCTAATCTGTACTCATATTCCGTTTTTTCAAGACTAATGTGTATTTTTGTATTCTTGCCTTTTTCTTGCTTAGCTTTCCCAggattgtttgtttattgtttggattccccctgccccccagagtCCATTATTTGATTTACTTAAAGGGttttattctgattttcatttactatttccttaatagaatttccttttctctttaataaCTACTTCCTTCTGTGGATATGACGCTGATGATTGCAAATTATTTCATGCTTGCATGAAGATATAATAGTTGAATAAAATGTCAAAGAGCTGACATCCCAGAAGCTTTAGTAatgataaagtttttttttccagcttttagttATCTTTGTCATTTGGTCATCCAGATATAAAAGGGAATATATTACTGTGAATAGCAGTGACGAGAATTGTGTATATGATGGCCTCCAAGTTCACCCCTACTTAATATTCCAGAATTACTCATTTCAGAACCCATCAACTCACTTGAAGgtgtaattaagaaaaataattatttctttcatttaatttacaTGCAGTTTATTTTCTGTATGCTGTTGGTAGGTAAGATGAATTCTTCACCAAACTTTTTGCTTTAGCCTAAGAATTCATTTGTGAAGTATTTTTAGCAATAGTTTAGAAGTAACCAAAGGTTGTGTGTGGTTCTGGATTTGTATATATAAGTTATAACTgtatgtaaatacacacacaggcaAAGTTTTAAAATCCCTATTGTTCAGGTGTCTTAAAATGGAGTACTTTCCTTACTTTAGCTTTGAGCACCATCTGCTGGCTCAGGACTAGGACGGACATAACGATGCCTTCCTTAAGACATTATGGCACTAGTGAAATGATTTGATCAGTTTTATACTTAATACCTCAATTAAGCAGACAGTCAATTTGTACAACCCAACCCGAAACCAAACTTTCTATAATAtctaatggcttttttttttttcgcaaaTTACTGTTTAGTTGTCTCAGACATCCATTTTACTTTTGTAAATAGGACATAAGAATTAgaacttccgggcttccctggtggtgcggtggttgagagtctgcctgccgatgcaggggacatgggttcgtgtcccggtccgggaagatcccacgtgccacggagtggcggggcccgtaagccatggccactgagcctgcgcgtcgtacggagcctgtgctccgcaacgggagatgccacaacagtgagaggcccgtataccgcataaaaaaaagaattagaacttCCCTCTTCGATTCTGGCAACACTATCACAGGTTCTCAGCTGTGACCCTGTGCaaatttggggccagataattctttgttgtgggaggctCTCCTTTGCGTTATAGGATGCTTACTGTatctctggcctctgccacccAGATACCAGGTACACCCCtcaattgtgacaaccaaaaatgccccCGGGCCACAAAATCTTCCCCGGTTGAAAATCAGTATATTATCATAACTCTTTATAATCTGGCACAGTTTTCTGGCCTAATGTTATACctctaatttaaaatacatttatccaTTGTGGTTCACAGACAGCTAATATTATAAATAGTTTGTCAGATAAAAAGGTATCCAAAGTTCATCCACAAACGAATGGAAAATTGAGAAGGAGAAAAGTCTATAAGAATTTCAGAACcgctattttgttttattcctgtTTTGGGTTTTTGAATGTGAGCTAATTGAAAGAGATTGGTAAATTGTCTGTCACGAAGGGAAATCTAGTCAAATTTCTTGATAGTTCAAGGTATGTGACTTATGTAATATAGtcccatttagaaaaaaaataaaattataaaacatttaaaaatggaaaagctttAGAAATAGTTTTTACTTTCTCTGATTTTATTGTCTTGGAATACCACTGTACCATAGTTAAAGGAAAGAATCAGGAACTATTCAGACAGAAACACTGAATAGCAAGTATGAACACAAATTAATAGAGAAAAGCCCAAACACTCAAATTTGGTAATTTAACAATTTTGATTTCATAGCTAATTAGTACAGCAGCTTGTAGAATCTTAAATTTATCAGTAATTTCTAACACTTAACAAAGTAGGAACTCTACCTGCTTTTCATTATTGTAACTAATTtctgtaaaaattattttgcttatcttttaaaaaatacgtaTCGGTTGGTTTCTTTTgtccttgcttttgttttcctttataagCTGAAGTGTAATAGCTATATCTCTCTCTTGCAGCCTTTTGTATTTACTACTTATAATCAATAGGCACTTCATAAATGAATTTCAAATGAGCAAATGTGCCATAAACTAGTTTCCTGAGGTTCCAACTCAAGTTAGTTGTTAATTAATAGAGTATCTacaaaataagtacataaatcgTAAAACCAGGAAAGAAACCTTTCTTTAACCTATTGAAAATAAATTCAGATACCAGGATGCTAACCGTATTGGCATACcactttatagtttacaaaaatTCACAGATGTTATCTCACTTCATTCTCAAAGAAGTTTTCCAAGAGATAAATAACTGCCAAGTAAGTGATTTATAACTTAGTAAGGGACACAAATATCTGACTAAATCAATTTTTAGATCTCCTGGCTAAATCAGTTTTTGTTTCCGAAATATGTATTACCAGTAAATTCTGATTCAGAAAAATCTACATTAATCTCAGTGTGGGAAGCCTAAAGACAGAGTTCTGACCAGAATTCAGAAAAGTAATAAGTTTCTTGTGTGGGTCtctgaaaataaagatgatatcaTTTGTATCTGTCAGCCCCTTGTGAAAATTAGAATTATCAGTAGGACTTATTTGGTAttattcaagaagaaaaacattattttaaagatgcTATGAACACCCTACCATTAGGGAAGAGGATtataaaccctttttttttttaaagcaggagcTATGATATGTGAGCAAATGATGTTTTCATGATCCATTTCCAAAGTAAACAGGCATACTAACACAAGGAGTGTTAAAATTATAAAGTCCGTGTTAGTTTTGGTGAATAGGAAGATGAGGCAAAACAAATTGGTTTAAaactttcttgtttcctttttgatgcaacttttaaaaaaatggtatcttTAAAACCATACTTTTGAATAAGGTACTCAGAAAAATGAGAATTTGCTTATTGACATACAACAGGATGATTTTAGTAACTTTACTTTTTACAAAGCTGAACTTTCTGATTACTTAACCAGTTCACGTAGGATTTCACAAACTCAATATAAAATCACTATTCTGCCACAGCACTGTACCAGGGTAGTGGTGAGTGACACTGGGTTTGAGAAAGTACTATATACCCTTCTGTTTAAATTTCATGCTGATTACCCTAGACCTTGAGCCTGAACTAAGCTACATTGATGACTAATTTacaataaaagtaatttatatgaaaatattttgtattttaaaaacataaattgtaTTTCATATCATCCGTCATTTTAGCCTGTATGTCTAGTGGTGATGTCTGCTTTCCAAATTACAGTCTGCTGCAGATCCTGACACTCCAAACTCAACCATCTCCAGAGAGGCCAGCACCCAGTCTTCATCAGCTGCCACCAGCCAAGGCTATGTTTTACCAGAAGGCAGAATCATGCCGAACACTGTTTTCGTTGGTGGAATTGATGTTAGGGTATTGTAttcatgtttcatttattttaaaaagtattttgtgaATAGTGGGATTTGGGCCCTGTTGTAAACATAAGGCTTTTTTGGGGCATTGTTTTTATGTTTAACCTAATAGGGACTAAAAATATCTTTGACAAAGAACTACAGGTAGTTTGGGGGTACATGGAGGAGATACTTCCACATCATCAAATCTTCTTTATAGTATAATTGAAAATTTTGAATGTTGAATATTTAATCTTGAAGTCAAATTTTTCTTCATAGATGGATGAAACcgaaattaaaaacttctttgCTAAATATGGTTCAGTAAAAGAAGTGAAGATAATCACGGATCGAAGTGGTGTGTCCAAAGGGTAAGTGAAACATGttcaatataaattataataaatatctgaACTATAGCATCTATAGAgtgtcagaaaataaaatttcaaatctgGTATTATAACATTTGTATAAATGTAATTTGTTACTTTGTAATTCCTTTCATGTAGAAGATAAAAGTTTGTTGCCAGctcttttatttaatcatttgccTAGTGTTTGTATTTAAATGTTTCCcatcttcatttgtttcactTAAGTGGATTAATCAGTTATATTGAAGAATTGTTTTCTTCACACATTTCACAGTACCTTAAATTTTAACTATCTTACCATAGATAGTAAGTTAAATTCAGGTTCATAGGTATGAATTTTCTGTTAATCTTTGTGCATTCTAATACAAATGACCgtaggaaaataaaacagtagtATTTATAGAGGATCTATCATGTATGTCTTACAATTATTTATCTCAGTATATTCTTCATCCTTTATCATTATCACTTCTGTCAGTTATTTCATGGAATAATGAAGTTTCAAACCGTGTACTGTTACGGTAGTGATTTTATACTCATTTATTTGCCTTTCTAGCTAtggatttgtttcattttataatgaCGTGGATGTGCAGAAGATAGTAGAAGTAAGTAATCTTCTTTTGGGAAAAACTCTCTTAATTACCTTATGGATGCAGTGTTCAATATTGTTTTGAGTCCTGAATATTTACTTAGTCTTGtataatgtatagaaataaatatactttctgtTTGAAATCCAGACTTAGAATAATCTTACATAACTTGTGAGAACCTGTTTATTTTTGATTGGGCATCCAGCCTCATGATCCAGAGACAGGAAAGATAGACAGAGAGTAAAGGTTTTTGATCAAGTTCCACGACACCTCTCAACATTTGATTAGAGTAGTGAAGGTAAGTAAGGTAGCTTCAGGCTGATAAATTTTGATTTGGTATGTTTTTAGCACTGATCTTCTCCGATAGTAGTAATTTTAGAGAACTTGTGTGTTTACCAGAGTCTTGGAAATAAAGATTTAGACATTGATTCTAgttttgttactgttttattttcagtcacagataaatttccatggtaaaaagctgaaactGGGCCCTGCAATTAGGAAACAAACTTTATGTGAGTAAAGAAAGGAATTGTTCTCATTGACATGTGTAGCTTTTCAGAGAACTAAAAAtaggctttgttttcttttctttaaaaaggtgcTTATCATGTGCAGCCACGTCCTTTGGTTTTTaatcctcctcctccaccacagTTTCAGAGTGTCTGGAGTAATCCACACACAGAAGCTTACGTGCAGCCTCCAACCATGATGAGTCCTATTACTCAGTATGTTCAGGTAAGAATTACCTACATTcctgttttttgtgtgtatgctATTAGAAATCTTATACAATGAGATGGGGGCACCTTAAAAATTAAGCCAGTCTCACTTCTTATGCTCTGTGGAATTACGTCAACAATTTCCATAATAAGTGACAATATTATTCCTGTTTGAATATTTTTGAGTGATGGGACATCTGTTACTCCTGTTAGAAATCTGTCATTCttagtgttacttttttttttttttttggcggtacgcgggcctctcactgttgcggcctctcccgttgcggagcacaggctctggacgcgcaggctcagcggccacggcccaccggcccagccgctctgcggcatgtgggatcctcctggaccgggcacgagcccgtgtcccccgcatcggcaggcggactctcaaccactgcgccaccagggaagcccagtgttacTTCTTATACTAAGCTAAAATCTGCTTCTATATAGTTTGTAAGCCTTTA from Phocoena phocoena chromosome 4, mPhoPho1.1, whole genome shotgun sequence includes:
- the DAZL gene encoding deleted in azoospermia-like; its protein translation is MSAADPDTPNSTISREASTQSSSAATSQGYVLPEGRIMPNTVFVGGIDVRMDETEIKNFFAKYGSVKEVKIITDRSGVSKGYGFVSFYNDVDVQKIVESQINFHGKKLKLGPAIRKQTLCAYHVQPRPLVFNPPPPPQFQSVWSNPHTEAYVQPPTMMSPITQYVQAYPPYPSSPVQVITGYQLPVYNYQMPPQWPVGEQRSYVISPTYTAVNYHCNEVDPGVEVLPSECSVHEATASSGNGPQKKSVDRSIQTVVSCLFNPENRLRSSFVTQEEYFKDKRVHHFRRSRAVLKSV